Proteins from one Pontibacter korlensis genomic window:
- a CDS encoding GNAT family N-acetyltransferase: MNNLLIHKAHIKEEKAVGEDGVFMSEGYAVFDLLYDKEFQDAWDKLYENCAWATVFQKRTFVTSWYQIYSKIYLPLIIYRVGGGRLTGILTLTKSTRGLITGAGAAQAEYQVWLTSSDDGGGFIKQALSLIRKRYPKDRVQLKYIPGKAYVAWAKTDSYWSKRCFLRAFRQPLILADEEKLLAELRKKNRREKINRLKRLGELEFKRIKDCSEFTSIFDELALQFDFRKEAMFNRSFFRDDSYRKDFLVSLFKNNLLHVTVLKVNGEVIASNVGAVGKGSVHLQGINSHAPSYARYSPGILHFLMLGRLLSEEGILVFDLTPGADAYKDALATDYAEAYQIDVVSRAEKLEMISALTLVGKAKATALRLGVKPEKIKGLKYDYLLFKERLEGFKKLGLGTVLSNGYRLFKGGLKEQVYLLDETMCANSAGSAEVIKCCSLNDLLAYAPASQDTTRWDFLKEAMRKLENGEQSYTWCREGRLIACAWYNVSKEANMNTPLLKMTHWQSESKDDFMIFGSSMLATLKCNQLYISIDKNNILRKVENFPLLRSKGIYQ, encoded by the coding sequence AGTTATACGAGAACTGTGCCTGGGCTACAGTGTTTCAGAAAAGAACTTTTGTAACATCATGGTATCAAATCTACAGTAAGATTTACCTGCCTTTAATTATTTATAGAGTCGGGGGAGGCAGGCTTACAGGAATATTAACTTTAACGAAAAGTACGCGAGGGTTAATTACAGGAGCGGGCGCCGCTCAAGCAGAGTATCAAGTCTGGCTCACTTCTTCAGATGATGGAGGTGGATTCATCAAACAGGCCTTATCATTAATTAGGAAAAGGTATCCTAAAGATCGAGTACAGCTGAAGTACATTCCTGGTAAAGCTTATGTTGCTTGGGCAAAAACAGATTCTTATTGGAGTAAACGATGTTTTTTACGTGCGTTCAGACAGCCATTAATATTGGCTGATGAAGAGAAGCTTCTGGCTGAACTAAGAAAAAAGAATAGGAGAGAAAAAATTAACCGTTTAAAAAGACTAGGAGAGCTAGAGTTTAAGCGCATAAAAGACTGCAGCGAATTTACCTCCATTTTTGATGAACTGGCGCTGCAATTCGATTTCAGAAAAGAAGCTATGTTCAATAGGAGTTTCTTTCGAGATGACTCTTACCGAAAGGATTTTTTAGTTTCTCTGTTCAAAAATAACCTACTACATGTTACAGTACTAAAAGTTAATGGAGAGGTGATAGCTTCTAACGTGGGGGCTGTAGGAAAGGGGAGTGTGCACCTGCAGGGTATAAATTCGCATGCACCTTCTTATGCTAGATATTCCCCAGGCATTCTCCACTTCCTGATGTTGGGTAGATTGTTATCTGAAGAAGGGATCTTGGTTTTTGATTTGACTCCTGGTGCCGATGCTTATAAAGATGCCTTAGCAACTGATTATGCTGAGGCTTATCAAATTGATGTGGTTAGCAGAGCAGAAAAGTTAGAGATGATCTCTGCGCTAACACTAGTAGGCAAAGCCAAGGCTACTGCCTTAAGACTGGGGGTAAAGCCAGAGAAAATAAAAGGCTTGAAGTATGACTATTTACTTTTTAAAGAAAGGCTTGAAGGCTTTAAAAAGTTGGGGTTAGGAACAGTGTTATCTAACGGTTACCGGTTATTTAAGGGCGGGTTAAAAGAGCAGGTTTACCTTTTAGATGAGACTATGTGTGCAAACTCCGCAGGTAGTGCTGAGGTGATTAAGTGTTGCAGCCTGAACGACCTTCTAGCCTATGCTCCTGCTAGCCAAGATACCACAAGATGGGATTTTCTGAAAGAGGCGATGCGGAAACTAGAAAATGGGGAGCAATCATATACATGGTGCAGAGAAGGGAGGCTAATTGCGTGTGCCTGGTATAATGTTTCCAAAGAAGCTAATATGAATACACCGTTACTAAAGATGACACACTGGCAATCGGAAAGTAAAGATGACTTTATGATTTTCGGAAGTAGTATGTTGGCTACTCTTAAATGTAACCAGCTGTACATAAGCATTGATAAAAATAATATCCTGCGTAAAGTTGAAAATTTTCCTTTATTAAGAAGCAAAGGGATTTATCAGTAA
- a CDS encoding exopolysaccharide biosynthesis polyprenyl glycosylphosphotransferase produces MINSKPKISKAHLERDVVTLVLTIFMSIYIIENVVYIGADWLILLNVVVLGAMMIYIKSQAPIKLSEKRNLQLTRFIKAYAVLLSLAALLYLFKPLLFLTLFPDTNMFLAFVLGFPTLGVPLNLIVGAVLNKVKLNTERRKTTLVAGVGNLARNVEHELYGHDIKGYIKVKKEECLVKPEKVVGELEQIHEYLKDNPVDEIVIAIPVKPSKKIRNILMAADHYGVRVKYIPDYQNLFGEHYRTRRYGHLEAVHVRQLPLDGTVASLLKTSFDKVFSFLVLLALSPIFLVLAILIKFDSPGPVFYCPIRIGRGGKPFKCFKFRSMRESDSCIGGILSTQQNDPRITKLGRIMRKYSIDELPQFYNVLLGDMSVVGPRPHRSHLNRQLQESEDKYMIRHYYKPGITGWAQVNGWRGPTETKEQKSQRTLHDLWYMENWSMKLDFKIIYMTIFSRKVHSSAF; encoded by the coding sequence ATGATTAATTCTAAACCTAAAATTTCTAAAGCTCATTTAGAAAGAGATGTAGTGACGCTTGTGCTTACTATTTTCATGTCTATCTACATCATTGAAAACGTTGTTTATATAGGTGCTGACTGGCTTATTCTGTTAAATGTGGTTGTTCTTGGCGCAATGATGATCTATATCAAGTCTCAGGCGCCAATCAAACTGTCAGAAAAGCGGAACCTACAGTTAACCAGGTTTATCAAGGCCTATGCTGTTCTTCTTTCTTTGGCAGCACTTCTGTACTTATTTAAGCCTTTGTTGTTTCTGACTTTGTTCCCTGACACGAATATGTTCTTAGCCTTTGTTTTAGGTTTTCCAACATTAGGGGTTCCGTTGAATTTAATTGTTGGTGCTGTCTTGAATAAAGTTAAATTGAATACAGAGAGAAGGAAAACTACATTAGTAGCTGGTGTAGGAAACCTTGCCCGCAATGTAGAGCATGAGCTTTATGGTCATGATATAAAAGGATACATTAAGGTTAAGAAAGAAGAGTGCCTTGTTAAGCCGGAGAAGGTAGTCGGAGAGCTCGAGCAGATTCATGAATACTTAAAGGATAACCCCGTTGATGAAATAGTTATTGCCATACCGGTTAAACCTTCCAAAAAAATACGTAACATCTTGATGGCTGCAGATCATTATGGGGTTAGAGTAAAGTACATTCCAGATTATCAAAACTTGTTCGGCGAACACTATAGAACTAGGCGCTATGGGCACTTAGAAGCTGTTCACGTAAGGCAGTTACCTTTGGACGGTACTGTAGCGTCGTTGTTGAAGACTAGCTTTGATAAAGTGTTCTCCTTTTTAGTGCTTCTGGCACTCTCACCCATATTCCTTGTTTTGGCCATTCTAATAAAGTTTGACTCACCAGGTCCTGTATTTTATTGTCCTATACGAATAGGGCGTGGAGGTAAGCCATTTAAGTGCTTTAAGTTTAGAAGTATGAGAGAAAGTGACAGCTGTATAGGAGGGATTCTGTCTACTCAGCAAAACGACCCAAGAATAACAAAATTAGGTAGGATCATGCGCAAGTATAGCATTGACGAATTACCTCAATTTTATAATGTTCTTTTAGGAGACATGAGCGTGGTAGGGCCAAGACCTCATAGAAGTCATCTAAATAGGCAGCTGCAGGAAAGTGAAGATAAGTATATGATAAGACACTACTATAAACCAGGTATTACTGGATGGGCTCAGGTAAATGGCTGGAGAGGCCCCACTGAGACGAAAGAGCAAAAAAGCCAGCGTACTCTTCACGATCTCTGGTATATGGAAAACTGGTCAATGAAACTCGATTTTAAGATTATTTACATGACAATTTTTAGCCGTAAGGTACATAGTAGTGCATTTTAG